A window of the Mytilus trossulus isolate FHL-02 unplaced genomic scaffold, PNRI_Mtr1.1.1.hap1 h1tg000050l__unscaffolded, whole genome shotgun sequence genome harbors these coding sequences:
- the LOC134699367 gene encoding metalloproteinase inhibitor 3-like, whose amino-acid sequence MMIKKVLQLIIVLTWMTNSVHSCSCGQQHPQDAFCSADYVFYGKAIKEKLIPGRPDDVHNNFATWNYTFEIIFKMKGVTERVGHFVVIETAGNGARCGVRFTVGQSYILMGNKIDGIKEIGSCDFISQLSNISSYQTFYMFTRFRYSYNYNCRRGCKIGPNSEGCRFLEENTDFTTDKCLATKALCQRKGRRCRWVNHETCYPYVVMHTFHE is encoded by the exons ATGATGATTAAAAAAGTACTACAATTGATAATTGTTCTAACATGGATGACAAATAGTGTACACAGTTGTTCATGTGGTCAACAGCACCCTCAAGATGCATTTTGCTCAGCTGATTATG TTTTCTATGGCAAAGCTATCAAGGAGAAACTTATACCAGGCCGACCAGATGATGTTCACAATAATTTTGCGACTTGGaattatacatttgaaataattttcaaaatgaaa GGAGTGACCGAAAGAGTTGGACACTTTGTAGTTATAGAGACTGCAGGAAATGGTGCACGCTGTGGGGTGCGCTTTACTGTCGGACAGTCTTATATCTTAAtgg gaaataaaattgatggAATAAAAGAGATAGGCTCCTGTGATTTTATTAGTCAACTCAGCAATATCTCATCATATCAGACGTTTTACATGTTTACACGATTTCGTTATTCGTACAATTATAATTGTAGAAGGGGATGT AAAATTGGTCCCAATTCAGAAGGTTGTAGATTTCTGGAagaaaatacagattttacGACAGACAAATGCCTTGCTACAAAAGCACTGTGTCAAAGAAAAGGACGGCGGTGCCGCTGGGTTAATCATGAAACCTGCTACCCTTATGTTGTCATGCACACTTTTCATGAATGA